The following coding sequences lie in one Myxococcales bacterium genomic window:
- a CDS encoding serine/threonine protein kinase has protein sequence MALALASVGCGRPFRIATAPGFVELEGQSATGYDYRATSPEGVVMSVKVLEDEDRAELGFWTKSIVLQMRDVSGYAHLATVDVTSLDGTPGKRMEFAHDEDGKPYLYWVTVYAAQGKLFLAEAGAPKPLFERNRASVEWTMKSLKVKCDTLVSPVLASRTCHRW, from the coding sequence TTGGCCCTCGCCCTCGCGAGCGTCGGCTGCGGTCGCCCCTTCCGCATCGCCACCGCGCCCGGCTTCGTCGAGCTCGAGGGTCAATCGGCGACCGGCTACGACTACCGCGCCACCAGCCCCGAGGGCGTGGTCATGTCGGTCAAGGTCCTCGAGGACGAGGACCGAGCCGAGCTCGGCTTCTGGACCAAGTCGATCGTCCTGCAGATGCGCGACGTCTCGGGCTACGCGCACCTCGCCACGGTCGACGTCACCTCGCTCGACGGCACGCCCGGCAAGCGCATGGAGTTCGCCCACGACGAGGACGGCAAGCCCTATCTCTACTGGGTCACCGTCTACGCAGCCCAGGGGAAGCTCTTCCTCGCGGAGGCGGGCGCGCCGAAGCCGTTGTTCGAGCGCAACCGCGCGAGCGTGGAGTGGACGATGAAGAGCCTCAAGGTGAAGTGCGACACGCTGGTGTCGCCGGTGCTCGCGTCGCGCACCTGCCACCGGTGGTAG
- a CDS encoding arginine decarboxylase, pyruvoyl-dependent, with product MFTPKAIFFCNGVGVHKDRLSSFELALRDAGVEKANLVTVSSIFPPHCREISRKEGEKLIRPGQIVHCVMARQDTNEPNRLIATSIGLARPADPNMYGYLSEHHSYGETSKVAGEYAEDLAATMLATTLGIDFDPEKAWNEREQVFKMNKTILKTRHIAQSAEGHAKGLWSTVVSLGVFIF from the coding sequence ATGTTCACGCCGAAGGCGATCTTCTTCTGCAACGGCGTGGGCGTCCACAAGGACCGCCTCTCGTCGTTCGAGCTCGCGCTCCGCGATGCCGGCGTCGAGAAGGCGAACCTCGTCACCGTGAGCTCGATCTTTCCGCCCCACTGCCGCGAGATCAGCCGCAAAGAGGGCGAGAAGCTCATCCGCCCCGGGCAGATCGTCCATTGCGTGATGGCGCGCCAGGACACGAACGAGCCGAACCGGCTCATCGCCACGTCGATCGGCCTCGCGCGGCCGGCCGACCCGAACATGTACGGCTATCTCTCCGAGCACCACAGCTACGGCGAGACGTCGAAGGTCGCGGGCGAGTACGCCGAGGACCTCGCCGCCACCATGCTCGCGACCACGCTCGGCATCGACTTCGATCCCGAGAAGGCGTGGAACGAGCGAGAGCAGGTCTTCAAGATGAACAAGACCATCCTGAAGACCCGCCACATCGCGCAGAGCGCCGAGGGCCACGCCAAGGGCCTCTGGTCCACGGTGGTGTCGCTGGGCGTCTTCATCTTCTGA
- a CDS encoding nicotinate-nicotinamide nucleotide adenylyltransferase, with product MSDAHAGAPRPPQEPGPSRRPVVAVFGGSFNPPHVAHLLAAVLAIATGGASKVLVVPTFRHPFAKPLASFEHRVRMCELCMAGHPQIEVSRVEQELGGESRTLRLVEHVRATSPDVDLRLLVGADILLESAKWHGWEAICAVAPPMVLGRVGALHPDAPVAVLPDVSSTRVRQLLTAREADGDTRERELGALVPRDVLAYARAHSVYVEGP from the coding sequence GTGAGCGACGCCCACGCGGGCGCGCCCCGACCGCCCCAAGAGCCAGGCCCGTCAAGGCGGCCCGTCGTGGCCGTGTTCGGGGGCAGCTTCAACCCGCCGCACGTCGCGCACCTGCTCGCCGCCGTGCTCGCCATCGCGACCGGGGGAGCGTCGAAGGTGCTCGTGGTGCCCACGTTCCGGCACCCGTTCGCGAAGCCGCTCGCCTCGTTCGAGCACCGCGTGCGGATGTGCGAGCTGTGCATGGCCGGCCACCCGCAAATCGAGGTGTCGCGCGTCGAGCAAGAGCTCGGCGGCGAGAGCCGCACGCTGCGCCTCGTCGAGCACGTGCGGGCGACCTCCCCCGACGTCGACCTGCGGCTGCTCGTCGGCGCCGACATCCTGCTCGAGTCGGCGAAGTGGCACGGGTGGGAGGCCATCTGCGCGGTCGCGCCCCCGATGGTGCTGGGGCGCGTCGGGGCGCTCCACCCCGACGCCCCCGTGGCGGTGCTGCCCGACGTGTCGAGCACGAGGGTTCGGCAGCTCCTCACCGCCCGGGAGGCCGACGGCGACACGAGAGAGCGCGAGCTCGGCGCGCTCGTCCCGCGCGACGTGCTCGCGTACGCCCGCGCGCACTCCGTCTACGTGGAGGGGCCATGA
- a CDS encoding (2Fe-2S)-binding protein → MPPRRLRAPRDPVTVSLDGEAVVAERGEPVAVALVAGGALALARSAKFHRPRGPSCLRAACEGCLARVDSEPNIMTCRARAREGTEVTTQNSLGSRNVDLLRMTDWFFPEGMNHHELLAGVPGLQSVMQSFARRVAGLGRLPAVSRAPMPARRRRLDVVVVGSGPSGMATALELSARGRRVTVLDDALAPGGAARTLGADRGVFGPLLAAFSQATASGRIALELEVTVGALYEGDVLAVGPGGAEVLTAETLVLATGAHDGQAVFEGNDLPGVLSARAAAELVAHGVLIGERVAWCHPEGPTAFGQAFASAARAASATVHAFHGLPRSVHGGTVVEGASFLQSDEEVIYDLDAVVLDLPSSPAYELAVQAGARVRHEARGYVVVADPDGVIAPGGVRGVGELVGTPLDPDAVLAEAARVAG, encoded by the coding sequence GTGCCTCCACGCCGACTGAGAGCTCCCCGCGATCCCGTCACGGTCTCCCTCGACGGGGAAGCGGTCGTTGCGGAGCGTGGCGAGCCCGTCGCCGTCGCCCTGGTCGCGGGCGGCGCGCTCGCGCTCGCCCGCAGCGCCAAGTTTCATCGGCCGCGGGGGCCCTCGTGTTTGCGGGCGGCGTGCGAGGGGTGCCTCGCGCGCGTGGACAGCGAGCCGAACATCATGACGTGCCGCGCCCGGGCAAGGGAAGGCACCGAGGTGACCACCCAGAACTCGCTGGGATCGCGGAACGTCGACCTGCTCCGCATGACCGACTGGTTCTTCCCCGAGGGCATGAACCACCATGAGCTCCTCGCCGGCGTTCCGGGCCTCCAGTCGGTGATGCAGTCGTTCGCCCGCCGGGTGGCGGGGCTCGGCAGGCTCCCGGCGGTCTCGCGCGCGCCCATGCCCGCCCGTCGCCGCCGCCTCGACGTCGTGGTCGTCGGCTCGGGCCCGTCGGGAATGGCGACCGCGCTCGAGCTCTCAGCTCGCGGCCGCCGGGTGACGGTGCTCGACGACGCGCTCGCGCCGGGTGGCGCGGCCCGCACGCTCGGGGCCGATCGGGGCGTGTTCGGCCCGCTCCTGGCCGCGTTCTCGCAGGCGACCGCGAGCGGACGTATCGCCCTCGAGCTCGAGGTGACCGTAGGCGCGCTCTACGAGGGCGACGTACTCGCGGTGGGGCCCGGTGGCGCGGAGGTGCTCACCGCGGAGACGCTGGTGCTCGCCACGGGGGCGCACGACGGCCAGGCCGTCTTCGAGGGCAACGATCTCCCCGGCGTGCTCTCCGCGCGGGCCGCCGCCGAGCTCGTCGCGCATGGCGTGCTCATCGGCGAGCGGGTCGCCTGGTGCCACCCCGAGGGGCCCACCGCCTTCGGGCAGGCGTTCGCGAGCGCCGCGCGGGCCGCGTCCGCCACGGTGCACGCCTTCCACGGGCTGCCGCGGTCGGTCCACGGAGGCACCGTCGTGGAAGGGGCGAGCTTTCTTCAAAGCGACGAGGAGGTCATCTACGATCTCGACGCGGTCGTCCTCGATCTCCCGAGCTCACCGGCGTACGAGCTCGCCGTTCAGGCGGGCGCGCGGGTGCGCCACGAGGCTCGCGGCTACGTGGTCGTCGCCGACCCCGATGGCGTCATCGCGCCCGGCGGGGTGCGCGGGGTCGGTGAGCTCGTTGGCACGCCGCTCGACCCCGACGCCGTGCTGGCGGAGGCGGCCCGCGTCGCGGGCTAG
- a CDS encoding DUF4349 domain-containing protein, which yields MRTSRRRQGLMVLGALACLQGCGMASAESAPAMAPNLRTKSSAGAVVAMADREESPGRGPAEAPPPPPPPPPSPSAAPADQRSAPEKKASSDGQAEVARETHLIVYTATITMAVYQVQPNLALVERIAKESGGYLSLRNDNQITVRVPRAKFDAALGAIEKIGDVLHRDVSAEDVTDQYVDLEIRIKNGRAMQTRLKQLLEKAAVKEAIDIEKELARVTQELELLEGKLKLLSDKIAYSTITVVFAARGNALQSASRVRLPFPWLQQLGLVNLLQLQEERTR from the coding sequence ATGCGGACAAGTCGGAGGAGACAAGGCCTGATGGTGCTCGGGGCGCTCGCGTGCCTGCAGGGGTGCGGGATGGCCTCCGCGGAGAGCGCGCCCGCCATGGCGCCGAACCTGAGGACGAAGTCCAGCGCGGGTGCCGTCGTGGCGATGGCGGACCGCGAGGAGTCCCCCGGCCGCGGCCCGGCGGAGGCGCCGCCCCCGCCGCCCCCGCCCCCGCCGTCGCCGTCCGCCGCTCCTGCGGATCAGCGCTCGGCGCCCGAGAAGAAGGCCTCGTCCGACGGCCAGGCCGAGGTAGCCCGCGAGACCCACCTTATTGTGTATACTGCAACCATCACGATGGCTGTCTACCAGGTGCAGCCGAACCTGGCCCTGGTCGAGCGCATCGCGAAGGAGAGCGGCGGCTACCTGTCGCTCCGCAACGATAACCAGATCACCGTGCGGGTCCCCCGGGCGAAGTTCGACGCGGCGCTCGGCGCGATCGAGAAGATCGGCGATGTGCTCCACCGCGACGTGTCGGCCGAGGACGTGACCGACCAGTACGTCGACCTCGAGATACGCATCAAGAACGGGCGCGCGATGCAGACCCGCCTGAAGCAGCTCCTCGAGAAGGCCGCGGTGAAGGAGGCCATCGACATCGAGAAGGAGCTCGCCCGCGTGACGCAGGAGCTCGAGCTGCTCGAGGGGAAGCTCAAGCTGCTCAGCGACAAGATCGCGTACTCCACGATCACCGTCGTGTTCGCGGCGCGAGGCAACGCCCTGCAGAGCGCGAGCCGTGTGCGGCTGCCGTTCCCTTGGCTCCAGCAGCTCGGCCTCGTGAACCTCCTTCAGCTTCAAGAGGAGCGCACCCGATGA
- a CDS encoding ADP-ribosylglycohydrolase family protein, translating to MITLSLSSRLSGGVLGLLVGDALGVPYEFHRPERLPPRAELEMVPPAGFLRAHRGVPTGTWSDDGAQALALLDSLLARDGLALDDFAARLLAWFEEGRYTPDGRVFDVGVQTSRALRALRDGVSPEEAGPAGERDNGNGSLMRVLPLALFHRGSDAELCALAERSCLPTHGHLRARVCCALYCLWARHELAGRPHAYARAAAELRALYRDDPARTEVLEGHVRPDDASPGGGSGYVVDTLRSARACLEEPSYEAAVKAAIALGHDTDTTACVVGGIAGVRWGGGGGEGGGGGGGGGGGGGEGGEAGIPARMLEALRGREVVSPLVRGLLAVHGAPAPH from the coding sequence ATGATCACCCTCTCGCTCTCCTCCAGGCTCTCCGGTGGCGTGCTCGGCCTTCTCGTGGGGGACGCCCTCGGCGTCCCGTACGAGTTTCACCGCCCCGAGCGCCTCCCACCCCGCGCCGAGCTCGAGATGGTCCCGCCCGCGGGCTTCCTGCGGGCGCACCGGGGCGTGCCGACGGGCACCTGGTCGGACGACGGCGCCCAGGCGCTCGCCCTGCTCGACTCGCTGCTCGCGCGCGACGGGCTCGCGCTCGACGACTTCGCCGCGAGGTTGCTCGCGTGGTTCGAGGAGGGGCGCTACACGCCCGACGGCCGCGTCTTCGACGTGGGCGTGCAGACCTCGCGAGCCCTCCGGGCGCTCCGCGACGGCGTCTCTCCGGAGGAGGCCGGGCCCGCCGGGGAGCGCGACAACGGCAACGGCTCGCTCATGCGCGTGCTCCCCCTCGCGCTCTTCCACCGCGGGTCCGACGCGGAGCTTTGCGCGCTCGCCGAGCGCTCCTGCCTGCCCACGCACGGGCACCTCCGCGCGCGGGTCTGCTGCGCGCTCTACTGCCTCTGGGCGCGCCACGAGCTCGCCGGTCGCCCCCACGCGTACGCCCGCGCGGCGGCCGAGTTGCGCGCGCTCTACCGCGACGATCCCGCGCGCACCGAGGTGCTCGAGGGGCACGTTCGACCCGACGACGCGAGCCCCGGCGGCGGCTCCGGCTACGTGGTCGACACCCTCCGCTCGGCCCGCGCCTGCCTCGAGGAGCCCTCGTACGAGGCCGCGGTCAAGGCCGCGATCGCCCTCGGGCACGACACGGACACCACCGCCTGTGTCGTCGGCGGCATCGCCGGCGTGCGCTGGGGTGGCGGGGGTGGCGAGGGTGGCGGGGGTGGCGGGGGTGGCGGGGGTGGCGGGGGTGAGGGGGGCGAGGCGGGAATCCCGGCGCGAATGCTCGAAGCGCTCCGCGGGCGCGAGGTCGTCTCGCCCCTGGTCCGGGGCCTGCTCGCGGTGCACGGGGCTCCGGCGCCCCACTGA
- a CDS encoding heme exporter protein CcmB, with protein MAIARKDLQIELRTREIVTTGGFFAVLVTVMASIAFSAGPKTQVRIAPGAIWLPIAFASVLALGRTWQREREESALTGLLVAPVPRASIFAGKALGVLALMLAVEALVVPTVALLFHIDVVPYLPKLLPLLLLGTLGIAATGTLFGAMTVRTSARDLVLASVLFPLLSPVLLSAVAGTALVFGGGSFDELRDYLVLLAVFDAVAVAGGVAVFGSLVDD; from the coding sequence CTGGCGATCGCGCGGAAGGACCTGCAGATCGAGCTTCGGACGCGCGAGATCGTGACGACGGGCGGGTTCTTCGCCGTGCTCGTCACCGTGATGGCGAGCATCGCGTTCAGCGCGGGCCCCAAGACCCAGGTGCGGATCGCGCCTGGGGCGATCTGGCTGCCGATCGCGTTCGCGAGCGTCCTCGCGCTCGGGCGCACGTGGCAGCGTGAGCGCGAGGAGAGCGCCCTCACGGGGCTGCTCGTGGCGCCGGTGCCCCGCGCGAGCATCTTCGCGGGGAAGGCACTCGGCGTGCTCGCCCTGATGCTCGCGGTGGAGGCGCTCGTCGTGCCGACCGTCGCGCTCCTGTTCCACATCGACGTCGTGCCCTACCTGCCGAAGCTGCTGCCGCTCTTGCTGCTCGGCACGCTCGGCATCGCGGCCACCGGCACGCTCTTCGGCGCGATGACCGTGCGCACCTCGGCGCGAGATCTCGTGCTCGCGTCCGTGCTGTTCCCGCTGCTGTCGCCGGTCCTCCTCTCGGCCGTCGCGGGCACCGCGCTCGTCTTCGGCGGCGGCTCGTTCGACGAGCTCAGGGACTATCTCGTGCTGCTCGCGGTCTTCGACGCCGTCGCGGTCGCCGGCGGCGTCGCGGTCTTCGGATCGCTGGTCGACGACTGA
- a CDS encoding DUF2520 domain-containing protein, protein MKRTRIHIQGAGKVGRGLARLLRAEGAKVTLRAARDGLPSTPLDADVVVLAVRDRDLAPLATELAASGLVPRRAVCVHVAGALGPEVLAALRPVCAGVAQMHPMIAFAAPHASPTLARGQLHVDGDEAAVRAARKLGKLLGMTPRTLPHMDKMLYHASAGLVANGAAALAALGAQLLGVAGVPPEVAPRMLGPLLRSVAENVEGLGFPAALTGPVRRGDAATVAKQAALLEEKLPSLLRFYLESVAAQLPLARALGEAAPSAFDAIEAELQRRSTPHGLPPHGLPPH, encoded by the coding sequence ATGAAGCGAACGCGGATCCACATCCAGGGGGCGGGAAAGGTCGGGAGGGGCCTCGCGCGGCTCCTCCGCGCCGAGGGAGCGAAGGTGACCCTCCGCGCCGCACGCGACGGGCTGCCCTCGACCCCCCTCGACGCCGACGTTGTCGTCCTCGCGGTGCGCGACCGCGACCTCGCGCCGCTGGCGACGGAGCTCGCCGCCTCGGGGCTCGTCCCCCGCCGAGCGGTCTGCGTGCACGTCGCGGGCGCGCTGGGGCCGGAGGTGCTCGCCGCCCTTCGCCCGGTGTGCGCGGGCGTCGCCCAGATGCACCCGATGATCGCCTTCGCCGCGCCGCACGCGTCGCCCACGCTCGCGCGGGGCCAGCTGCACGTCGACGGAGACGAGGCGGCGGTTCGCGCCGCGCGCAAGCTCGGCAAGCTGCTCGGGATGACCCCGCGCACGCTCCCGCACATGGACAAGATGCTTTACCATGCGTCCGCGGGGCTGGTCGCCAACGGCGCGGCGGCGCTGGCGGCGCTCGGCGCGCAGCTGCTGGGGGTGGCGGGCGTTCCGCCGGAGGTGGCCCCGCGGATGCTAGGCCCCTTGTTGCGCAGCGTCGCGGAGAACGTGGAGGGGCTCGGGTTCCCCGCGGCGCTCACCGGCCCGGTCAGGCGTGGAGACGCGGCGACGGTCGCGAAGCAGGCGGCGTTGCTCGAAGAGAAGCTCCCGTCGCTGCTCAGGTTCTACCTGGAGAGCGTGGCGGCGCAGCTGCCCCTCGCGCGCGCCCTCGGCGAGGCGGCGCCAAGCGCCTTCGACGCCATCGAGGCGGAGCTGCAGCGGCGCTCGACCCCCCACGGCTTGCCCCCCCACGGCTTGCCCCCCCACTGA